A window of the Pseudomonas fluorescens genome harbors these coding sequences:
- a CDS encoding phage tail protein: protein MKKPDSLRALLRTSVPQLKRDPEKLHIFLDEGNIIATAANSLSFEYQYILNAIVTDYEGHPDTLMIPILGWLKSNQPEMMLNREKMRDGFTFEAEILNTQTADISIKLRLTERIAVTDDPATGKRTIKHLDEPALDPYAEVETWELIIHGETVQTT from the coding sequence ATGAAAAAGCCCGACAGCTTGCGAGCCCTACTGAGAACCAGCGTTCCGCAGTTGAAGCGCGACCCGGAAAAGCTGCATATTTTTTTGGATGAGGGGAACATCATCGCGACGGCTGCGAACTCGCTGTCGTTCGAATATCAGTACATCCTCAACGCGATCGTCACGGACTATGAGGGGCACCCGGATACATTGATGATTCCGATACTCGGATGGCTCAAAAGCAACCAGCCCGAAATGATGTTGAACCGGGAAAAGATGCGCGACGGTTTCACGTTCGAGGCGGAAATCCTCAACACGCAGACGGCGGACATCTCGATCAAACTCAGACTCACTGAACGGATTGCGGTCACCGACGACCCTGCAACGGGGAAACGAACCATCAAGCATCTTGATGAGCCTGCACTCGACCCTTACGCGGAAGTCGAAACGTGGGAACTCATTATCCATGGTGAAACGGTGCAGACGACGTGA
- a CDS encoding TraR/DksA family transcriptional regulator, whose protein sequence is MTTPQDRAQGLEQRQRDEALARHFAANPPVLTPSATHCVDCDDQIPQARRDAVPGCDRCTDCQGARE, encoded by the coding sequence ATGACTACACCTCAAGACCGCGCGCAGGGCCTCGAACAACGTCAACGTGATGAGGCGCTGGCTCGTCATTTTGCTGCGAATCCACCTGTCCTGACGCCGAGCGCGACTCATTGCGTTGACTGCGACGACCAGATCCCGCAGGCCCGGCGTGACGCCGTGCCCGGTTGCGATCGCTGCACTGATTGCCAAGGAGCGCGGGAATGA
- the lysC gene encoding Rz1-like lysis system protein LysC (LysC is an Rz1-like component of a phage lytic system, substantially overlapping although not fully embedded in the gene for the Rz-like LysB component.): protein MTCSPTFGAAISRAKNCSRGSPVKTKTSATGLLLSCLLLLSACVPAPKSSAPDSTELGCPRVTACRLPASHPTNNGELLLVPEEVEEAWAACAAQVDMILDCQLKADKAKNERKHP, encoded by the coding sequence GTGACCTGCTCGCCGACCTTCGGAGCAGCAATCAGCAGAGCAAAGAATTGTTCGAGAGGCTCACCCGTGAAAACAAAAACTTCCGCGACTGGGTTGCTGCTGAGCTGCCTGCTGCTGCTATCAGCATGCGTACCCGCCCCGAAATCGTCGGCGCCGGACAGTACCGAGCTTGGGTGTCCGCGCGTAACAGCATGCCGATTGCCAGCGAGCCATCCGACGAACAACGGCGAGCTCCTGCTCGTCCCTGAAGAGGTTGAGGAAGCCTGGGCGGCATGTGCCGCACAGGTAGACATGATCCTCGACTGCCAACTGAAAGCCGATAAAGCCAAGAACGAACGGAAGCATCCATGA